In Ctenopharyngodon idella isolate HZGC_01 chromosome 1, HZGC01, whole genome shotgun sequence, a single genomic region encodes these proteins:
- the rtn4rl2a gene encoding reticulon-4 receptor-like 2a: METSTFTRSQRSSFAHNFKSALSLWLVVWLVVVKPVPALNCPHRCVCYPTPMTVSCQAQNFTIVPHGMPYESQRVFLQNNRITELRVGSFAFGTQVLWLFANNITWIEAGAFSELRDLEELDLGDNPHLHRLEGGAFRGLEKLQSLHMHRCRLAALPHDIFHKLYSLQFLYLQENQLHFIQDDLFADLINLSQLFLHGNRIRTLSENVFRGLVNLDRLLLHDNRVRQVNRRAFRDLGRLTMLFLFNNSLAELPGQAMRDISSIEFLRLNNNPWACGCEARPLWEFFRSARVSSSEVLCASPAPRRGQDLRFLREMDFALCPLPDPGSLAGTTTTTFSTKTRWWFSKHKPVSTSKGIFEKSSETKAYPFTGGKSQHPSITSTSTKYELGEEEALLPKLDPEEYWANYGNEDAGITSLRCFELECPPEFDSLPPSSSSSRSSSSVLLLLSMSVLTLCIHLLFG, from the exons ATGGAAACATCAACTTTTACGCGGAGCCAACGCAGCTCCTTTGCGCACAACTTTAAGA GCGCGCTCTCGCTCTGGCTGGTTGTCTGGCTGGTCGTGGTAAAACCGGTGCCTGCGCTGAACTGCCCTCACCGGTGTGTGTGTTACCCGACCCCCATGACTGTGAGCTGCCAGGCGCAGAACTTCACCATTGTACCCCACGGCATGCCCTACGAATCCCAGCGCGTTTTTCTGCAGAACAACCGCATCACTGAACTGAGAGTGGGGTCTTTTGCTTTTGGCACACAG GTTTTGTGGCTCTTCGCCAACAACATCACCTGGATTGAGGCTGGTGCATTCAGCGAGCTGCGCGATCTGGAGGAGCTCGATCTGGGCGACAACCCTCACCTGCACCGCCTTGAGGGTGGAGCTTTCCGCGGCCTGGAGAAGCTTCAGAGCCTTCACATGCACCGCTGCCGGCTGGCCGCCCTTCCCCACGACATCTTCCACAAGCTCTACAGCCTGCAGTTCCTCTACCTGCAGGAAAACCAGCTCCACTTCATCCAGGATGATCTCTTCGCCGACTTGATCAACCTCAGCCAGCTCTTCCTGCACGGCAACCGCATCCGCACCCTGTCCGAGAATGTGTTCCGTGGCCTGGTCAACCTCGATCGTCTGCTGCTGCACGACAACAGAGTCCGTCAGGTCAATCGCCGCGCTTTCCGCGACCTGGGCCGGCTGACCATGCTCTTTCTCTTCAACAACTCCCTGGCAGAGCTGCCCGGTCAAGCCATGCGTGACATCTCCTCCATTGAGTTCCTGCGGCTGAACAACAACCCCTGGGCGTGCGGCTGTGAGGCTCGTCCCCTGTGGGAGTTCTTCAGGAGTGCCCGTGTGTCCAGCTCCGAGGTTCTGTGCGCTTCCCCAGCTCCTCGTCGTGGACAGGACCTGCGCTTCCTGAGGGAGATGGATTTCGCTCTGTGCCCACTTCCCGACCCCGGCTCCCTTGCTGgaaccaccaccaccaccttCAGCACCAAGACCCGCTGGTGGTTCTCCAAGCACAAGCCCGTCAGCACTTCCAAGGGCATCTTTGAGAAGAGTTCCGAGACCAAGGCGTACCCCTTCACTGGAGGAAAATCCCAACATCCCTCTATCACATCTACATCCACAAAGTATGAGCTTGGGGAGGAAGAGGCTCTGCTGCCCAAGCTTGACCCAGAAGAGTATTGGGCCAACTACGGCAATGAAGATGCGGGCATCACCTCCCTGCGCTGCTTCGAGCTTGAGTGCCCTCCCGAATTTGACTCTCTGCCAccatcttcctcttcttctcgCTCCTCGTCTTCTGTTCTCTTGCTACTCTCCATGTCTGTTTTGACTCTCTGCATCCATCTTCTGTTTGGCTGA